In one window of Zhihengliuella sp. ISTPL4 DNA:
- the rpsB gene encoding 30S ribosomal protein S2: protein MAVVTIRQLLDSGVHFGHQTRRWNPKVKRFILTERSGIHIIDLQQSLGYIDKAYDFVKETVAHGGTILFVGTKKQAQEILAEQATRVGQPYVNQRWLGGLLTNFSTIAKRLARMKELEELDYENPAASGFTKKELLLKKRELDKLHKSLGGIRNLTKTPSALWVVDAKREHLAIDEAKKLGIPVIGILDTNADPDDFQYPIPGNDDAIRSVSLLTRIIADAAAEGLQQKHNPESGDAEPLAEWEKELLEAPVQESADAAEVATAADEAAVVETPAADATAADEAGAQAHDEAIAAASGEETAEVAAAEAADAK, encoded by the coding sequence ATGGCTGTGGTCACCATCCGCCAGCTGCTCGACAGCGGCGTGCACTTCGGACACCAGACCCGTCGGTGGAACCCGAAGGTGAAGCGCTTCATCCTCACGGAGCGCAGCGGCATCCACATCATCGACCTCCAGCAGTCGCTCGGCTACATCGACAAGGCCTACGACTTCGTCAAGGAGACCGTCGCGCACGGCGGCACGATCCTCTTCGTCGGCACCAAGAAGCAGGCGCAGGAGATCCTGGCGGAGCAGGCCACGCGTGTCGGCCAGCCCTACGTGAACCAGCGCTGGCTCGGCGGCCTCCTCACCAACTTCTCCACCATCGCGAAGCGTCTCGCCCGCATGAAGGAGCTCGAGGAGCTCGACTACGAGAACCCGGCCGCCTCCGGATTCACGAAGAAGGAGCTGCTGCTCAAGAAGCGCGAGCTGGACAAGCTCCACAAGTCGCTCGGCGGTATCCGCAACCTCACCAAGACGCCGTCCGCCCTCTGGGTCGTCGACGCCAAGCGTGAGCACCTCGCCATCGACGAGGCCAAGAAGCTCGGCATCCCGGTGATCGGCATCCTCGACACCAACGCCGACCCGGACGACTTCCAGTACCCGATCCCCGGCAACGACGACGCGATCCGTTCGGTCTCGCTGCTGACGCGCATCATCGCCGACGCCGCCGCCGAGGGCCTGCAGCAGAAGCACAACCCGGAGTCGGGCGACGCCGAGCCGCTGGCCGAGTGGGAGAAGGAGCTTCTCGAGGCTCCTGTCCAGGAGTCCGCTGACGCTGCCGAGGTCGCGACCGCCGCCGACGAGGCCGCTGTCGTCGAGACCCCGGCCGCTGACGCCACCGCCGCCGACGAGGCCGGTGCCCAGGCACACGACGAGGCGATCGCCGCTGCTTCCGGTGAGGAGACCGCCGAGGTCGCCGCCGCCGAGGCCGCAGACGCCAAGTAA
- a CDS encoding murein hydrolase activator EnvC family protein — translation MASPSRARHRVRSLPSPVARRTVPAVLVCVVLLAGGAPLTDRPSAQAATAPSAAPPLQDGFSPEGAWRWPVDGARHVSAAYRAPAHAYGPGHRGMDVTAAVGAPVLAPADGVVAFQGVVVDRPVLTIRHGDGLVSTFEPLESSLRPGDPVRRGQEIGRVSTGGHTPPGALHVGVRRDGEYLNPMLLFGTVLRARLLPCCGP, via the coding sequence ATGGCTTCTCCGTCCCGTGCTCGTCACCGCGTCCGGTCGCTCCCGTCTCCCGTCGCCCGGCGCACGGTCCCGGCTGTGCTCGTCTGCGTGGTCCTGCTGGCCGGGGGCGCTCCGCTCACGGACCGCCCCTCTGCACAGGCCGCGACGGCGCCGAGCGCCGCGCCGCCCCTGCAGGACGGATTCTCTCCCGAGGGTGCATGGCGCTGGCCGGTCGACGGCGCGCGCCACGTGAGCGCGGCGTACCGCGCGCCCGCGCACGCGTATGGCCCGGGGCATCGGGGCATGGACGTCACCGCCGCCGTCGGAGCCCCGGTGCTCGCCCCGGCCGACGGGGTGGTCGCGTTCCAGGGCGTGGTGGTCGATCGCCCCGTGCTCACCATCCGACACGGCGATGGACTCGTGAGTACGTTCGAGCCGCTGGAGTCATCGCTTCGGCCGGGTGATCCGGTCCGCCGAGGCCAGGAGATCGGCCGCGTCTCCACGGGTGGTCACACTCCGCCCGGCGCGCTGCACGTCGGTGTGCGGCGTGATGGTGAGTACCTCAACCCGATGCTGCTGTTCGGCACCGTTCTGCGCGCGCGTCTCCTGCCCTGCTGCGGACCATGA